A window from Pseudomonas sp. MRSN 12121 encodes these proteins:
- a CDS encoding CaiB/BaiF CoA-transferase family protein, whose translation MQGPLASLKVLDFSTLLPGPFASLLLADMGAEVLRIESPTRMDLLRVLPPHDQGTSASHAYLNRNKRSLALDLKQPEALEVIRQLVLEYDIVLEQFRPGVMERLGLGYEALKALNPKLIYVSITGYGQTGPYRDRAGHDINYLALAGLASYTGRQDSGPLPLGIQAADIAGGSLHGVIGLLAAVIARQHSGLGQHLDVSMTDCVFSLNALAGAGYLACGVEPAAEQQVLNGGSFYDYYRSRDGRWLSVGSLEPPFMQALCKALGRPELAAQGLSPRPEQQKALKQALQVEFEKRDFAELCELFAAVDACVEPVLGLAEAVAHPQLQARQLVSQVPRGDGSHQAQMACPLKFSAGLPQPRHIGAALGAHTDQVLAELGYSAPRIAELRQAGVIL comes from the coding sequence ATGCAAGGGCCGCTGGCGTCACTCAAGGTACTGGATTTCTCCACGCTGCTGCCGGGGCCGTTCGCCTCGCTGCTGTTGGCGGACATGGGCGCCGAGGTGCTGCGCATCGAGTCGCCGACCCGCATGGACCTGCTGCGGGTACTGCCGCCCCACGACCAGGGCACCTCCGCCAGCCATGCCTACCTCAACCGTAACAAGCGCAGCCTGGCGCTGGACCTCAAGCAGCCCGAGGCGCTGGAGGTGATCCGCCAACTGGTGCTGGAATACGACATCGTCCTGGAACAGTTTCGCCCCGGGGTGATGGAGCGCCTGGGGCTGGGCTACGAGGCGTTGAAGGCGCTCAATCCGAAGCTGATCTACGTCTCTATCACCGGTTACGGCCAGACCGGGCCCTACCGCGATCGCGCCGGGCACGACATCAACTATCTGGCGCTGGCCGGCCTGGCCAGCTACACCGGACGCCAGGACAGCGGACCGCTGCCGCTGGGCATCCAGGCGGCGGATATTGCCGGGGGCTCGCTGCATGGGGTCATCGGCCTGCTGGCGGCGGTGATCGCCCGTCAGCACAGCGGCCTGGGGCAGCACCTGGACGTGAGCATGACCGATTGCGTGTTCAGCCTGAACGCCCTGGCCGGGGCCGGCTACCTGGCGTGCGGGGTCGAGCCCGCAGCGGAGCAGCAGGTGCTCAATGGTGGCAGCTTCTACGACTATTACCGCAGCCGGGACGGCCGCTGGCTGTCGGTGGGCAGCCTGGAACCACCGTTCATGCAGGCGCTGTGCAAGGCCCTGGGCCGTCCGGAACTGGCGGCCCAGGGGCTGTCGCCGCGGCCTGAGCAGCAGAAGGCGCTCAAGCAGGCGTTGCAGGTCGAGTTCGAGAAGCGCGATTTTGCCGAACTCTGCGAGTTGTTCGCGGCAGTCGACGCTTGCGTCGAACCGGTACTCGGGCTGGCGGAGGCGGTGGCGCACCCGCAGTTGCAGGCGCGGCAACTGGTCAGCCAGGTGCCCCGCGGCGATGGCAGCCACCAGGCGCAGATGGCCTGCCCGCTGAAGTTTTCCGCGGGGTTGCCGCAGCCCCGGCATATCGGTGCGGCGTTGGGTGCGCACACCGACCAGGTGCTTGCCGAACTGGGCTACAGCGCGCCGCGCATCGCCGAGCTGCGCCAGGCCGGGGTCATCCTGTAG
- a CDS encoding dicarboxylate/amino acid:cation symporter, with translation MTTRQPLYKSLYFQVIVAIAVGILLGHFYPQTGVALKPLGDGFIKLIKMVIAPIIFCTVVSGIAGMQNMKSVGKTGGYALLYFEIVSTIALLIGLVVVNVVQPGNGMHIDVSTLDASKVAAYVTAGKDQSIVGFILNVIPNTIVGAFANGDILQVLMFSVIFGFALHRLGAYGKPVLDFIDRFAHVMFNIINMIMKLAPIGALGAMAFTIGAYGVGSLVQLGQLMICFYITCVLFVLFVLGAICRAHGFSVLKLIRYIREELLIVLGTSSSESALPRMLIKMERLGAKKSVVGLVIPTGYSFNLDGTSIYLTMAAVFIAQATDTHMDITHQITLLLVLLLSSKGAAGVTGSGFIVLAATLSAVGHLPVAGLALILGIDRFMSEARALTNLVGNAVATVVVAKWVKELDEDKLHSELASGGSAILETRQEDDLGVAEGPAPTSVK, from the coding sequence ATGACGACTCGTCAGCCACTGTACAAATCCCTGTATTTCCAGGTGATCGTTGCCATCGCCGTCGGCATCCTGCTCGGTCACTTCTATCCGCAGACCGGCGTGGCCCTCAAGCCCCTGGGTGACGGCTTCATCAAACTGATCAAAATGGTCATCGCGCCGATCATCTTCTGTACGGTGGTCAGCGGTATCGCCGGCATGCAGAACATGAAGTCGGTGGGCAAGACCGGCGGCTATGCGCTGCTGTACTTCGAAATCGTTTCGACCATTGCCCTGCTGATCGGCCTGGTCGTGGTCAACGTGGTGCAGCCGGGCAACGGCATGCACATCGACGTTTCCACCCTGGATGCCTCGAAAGTGGCGGCCTACGTCACCGCGGGCAAGGACCAGAGCATCGTTGGCTTCATCCTCAACGTCATCCCGAACACCATCGTCGGCGCCTTCGCCAACGGCGATATCCTGCAAGTGCTGATGTTCTCGGTGATCTTCGGTTTCGCCCTGCACCGCCTGGGTGCCTACGGCAAGCCGGTGCTGGACTTCATCGACCGTTTCGCCCACGTGATGTTCAACATCATCAATATGATCATGAAGCTCGCGCCGATCGGTGCGCTGGGTGCCATGGCCTTCACCATCGGCGCCTACGGCGTGGGTTCGCTGGTGCAACTGGGCCAGTTGATGATCTGCTTCTACATCACCTGCGTACTGTTCGTGCTGTTCGTGCTGGGCGCGATCTGCCGGGCCCACGGTTTCAGCGTGCTGAAGCTGATCCGCTACATCCGTGAAGAACTGCTGATCGTGCTGGGCACCTCCTCCTCGGAATCGGCCCTGCCGCGCATGCTGATCAAGATGGAGCGCCTGGGTGCCAAGAAGTCGGTCGTGGGCCTGGTGATTCCTACCGGTTACTCCTTCAACCTGGACGGCACTTCGATCTACCTGACCATGGCGGCCGTGTTCATTGCCCAGGCGACCGACACCCACATGGACATCACCCATCAGATCACCCTGTTGCTGGTGTTGCTGCTGTCCTCCAAAGGCGCTGCGGGCGTGACCGGTAGCGGTTTCATCGTGCTGGCGGCGACCCTGTCGGCCGTGGGTCACCTGCCGGTGGCCGGCCTGGCGCTGATCCTGGGGATCGACCGCTTCATGTCCGAAGCCCGTGCGTTGACCAACCTGGTCGGTAACGCGGTAGCCACCGTGGTGGTCGCCAAGTGGGTCAAGGAGCTGGACGAAGACAAGCTGCACAGCGAGCTGGCTTCCGGTGGCAGTGCCATCCTCGAGACTCGCCAGGAAGACGACCTGGGCGTTGCCGAAGGCCCGGCCCCGACATCGGTGAAGTAA
- the wrbA gene encoding NAD(P)H:quinone oxidoreductase, whose amino-acid sequence MSTPYILVLYYSRNGSTNEMARQIARGIEQGGLEARLRTVPAISAECEAVAPSIPQDGALYASLDDLKHCSGLALGSPTRFGNMAAPLKYFLDGTSNLWLTGALVGKPAGVFTSTASLHGGQETTLLSMMLPLLHHGMLITGLPYSESALLDTRGGGTPYGASHHAGADGKSPLNEHEIALCRALGLRLAKTALQLESGRG is encoded by the coding sequence TTGAGCACGCCGTACATCCTGGTTCTCTACTACAGCCGCAACGGCTCGACCAACGAGATGGCCCGGCAGATCGCCCGGGGCATCGAGCAAGGCGGCCTGGAAGCGCGCCTGCGCACCGTGCCGGCGATCTCCGCCGAGTGCGAAGCCGTGGCCCCGAGCATTCCCCAGGACGGCGCGCTGTATGCCAGCCTCGACGACCTCAAGCACTGCTCCGGCCTGGCCCTGGGCAGCCCGACCCGTTTCGGCAACATGGCCGCGCCCTTGAAGTACTTCCTCGACGGCACCAGCAACCTGTGGCTGACCGGCGCCCTGGTGGGCAAGCCGGCCGGGGTGTTCACCTCCACCGCCAGCCTGCATGGCGGCCAGGAAACCACCCTGCTGTCGATGATGCTGCCGCTGCTGCACCACGGCATGCTGATCACCGGCCTGCCTTACAGCGAATCGGCCCTGCTGGACACCCGTGGCGGCGGCACCCCTTATGGCGCCAGCCATCACGCCGGCGCCGACGGCAAGAGCCCGCTGAACGAGCATGAAATCGCGCTGTGCCGCGCCCTGGGTCTGCGCCTGGCCAAGACCGCCCTGCAACTGGAGAGCGGCCGTGGCTAG
- a CDS encoding TlpA disulfide reductase family protein — protein MARQLAAALAIIGTLLLSGCGNDYGVDQYGQKVAAERVDKQWLVLNYWAEWCGPCRTEIPELNALAESLKGQPVSVLGVNFDNVQGEELKSASEKLGIKFTVLAQNPAEIFDLPRSEGLPVTYIIDDKGKVREQLMGEQTAAGVMAKLEALRGH, from the coding sequence ATGGCAAGGCAATTGGCAGCGGCATTGGCGATCATCGGCACCTTGTTGCTGAGCGGCTGCGGCAACGATTACGGGGTCGATCAATATGGCCAGAAAGTCGCCGCCGAACGTGTGGACAAGCAGTGGCTGGTCCTCAATTACTGGGCTGAGTGGTGCGGGCCGTGCCGTACCGAGATCCCCGAGCTCAATGCCCTGGCCGAAAGCCTCAAGGGCCAGCCGGTGAGCGTGCTGGGGGTGAATTTCGATAACGTCCAGGGCGAGGAGCTCAAGAGCGCCAGTGAAAAACTGGGCATCAAGTTCACCGTGCTGGCGCAGAACCCGGCGGAGATTTTCGATCTGCCGCGCAGCGAAGGCCTGCCGGTGACCTACATCATCGATGACAAGGGCAAAGTGCGTGAGCAACTGATGGGCGAGCAGACCGCGGCGGGGGTGATGGCGAAGCTCGAAGCCCTGCGGGGGCATTGA
- a CDS encoding 2-hydroxyacid dehydrogenase codes for MRTILFSSQNHDRDSFLGASLPPGIELQFQAARLSLDTAPLAEHHEVVCAFINDDLSAPVLEQLAAGGTRLIALRSAGYNHVDLAAAKRLGLDVVRVPAYSPHAVAEHAVALILALNRRLHRAYNRTREGDFSLHGLTGFDLVGKTVGIVGTGQIGATFARIMAGFGCRLLAHAPFPNPEVEALGARYLSLPELLAEAQIISLHCPLTAASKHLINRQSLARMQPGAMLINTGRGGLVDTPALIEALKSGQLGYLGLDVYEEEAQLFFEDRSDLPLQDDVLARLLTFPNVIITAHQAFLTREALAAIAETTLHNIAAWAGGSPCNRVDS; via the coding sequence ATGCGCACGATTCTCTTCAGCAGCCAGAACCACGACCGCGACAGCTTCCTCGGCGCATCACTGCCGCCAGGTATCGAACTGCAATTCCAGGCCGCGCGACTGAGCCTGGACACCGCGCCGCTGGCGGAACACCACGAGGTGGTCTGCGCCTTTATCAACGACGACCTGAGCGCACCGGTGCTGGAGCAACTGGCGGCCGGCGGCACGCGCCTGATCGCGCTGCGCTCGGCCGGCTACAACCATGTCGACCTGGCCGCCGCCAAGCGCCTGGGCCTGGATGTGGTGCGGGTCCCGGCCTACTCGCCCCATGCCGTGGCCGAACACGCGGTGGCGCTGATCCTGGCGCTGAACCGCCGTCTGCACCGTGCCTACAACCGGACCCGCGAAGGCGACTTCAGCCTGCACGGCCTGACCGGTTTCGACCTGGTGGGGAAAACCGTCGGCATCGTCGGCACCGGGCAGATCGGCGCGACGTTCGCGCGGATCATGGCCGGCTTCGGCTGCCGATTGCTGGCCCACGCCCCCTTTCCCAACCCCGAGGTCGAGGCCCTGGGCGCACGTTACCTGAGCCTGCCGGAGCTGCTGGCCGAGGCGCAGATCATCAGCCTGCACTGCCCGCTGACGGCCGCCAGCAAACACCTGATCAACCGCCAGAGCCTGGCCCGGATGCAACCGGGGGCGATGCTGATCAACACGGGCCGCGGCGGCCTGGTGGACACCCCGGCGTTGATCGAAGCCTTGAAGAGCGGCCAGCTGGGCTACCTGGGGCTGGATGTCTATGAAGAGGAAGCCCAGCTGTTCTTCGAGGACCGTTCCGACCTGCCGCTGCAGGACGACGTGCTCGCGCGCCTGCTGACGTTCCCCAACGTGATCATCACCGCGCACCAGGCCTTCCTCACCCGCGAGGCCCTGGCGGCGATCGCCGAGACCACCTTGCACAACATCGCCGCCTGGGCCGGCGGCTCGCCATGCAACCGGGTGGACAGCTGA
- a CDS encoding DUF2069 domain-containing protein produces MARKPKILPAIEWLEPRVRLARVLSLVCFFGLVGLLCGYYLFVADLHGARPWVILLVELVPLLLMAPGMLMGSARGHSWMCFVVNLYFIKGALAAYDPNRQLFGLLEILASLALFCSALLYVRWRSQLNRKRAGEGDVSAA; encoded by the coding sequence GTGGCTAGGAAGCCGAAGATCCTGCCGGCCATCGAATGGCTGGAGCCGCGCGTGCGCCTCGCCCGGGTGCTGAGCCTGGTGTGCTTTTTCGGCCTGGTCGGCCTGCTGTGCGGCTACTACCTGTTCGTTGCCGACCTGCATGGCGCCCGTCCCTGGGTGATCCTGCTGGTCGAACTGGTGCCGCTGCTGCTGATGGCGCCGGGCATGCTGATGGGCAGCGCCCGCGGGCACTCCTGGATGTGCTTCGTGGTCAACCTGTACTTCATCAAGGGCGCGCTGGCCGCCTACGACCCGAACCGGCAACTGTTCGGCCTGCTGGAAATCCTCGCCAGCCTGGCGCTGTTCTGCTCGGCCTTGCTGTATGTGCGCTGGCGCTCCCAGCTCAACCGCAAGCGGGCCGGCGAAGGCGACGTCAGCGCCGCCTGA
- a CDS encoding DNA-3-methyladenine glycosylase I: MRDYKWLHEYCLNRFGSAAELEAHLPVPKTPAQLRKISDDRYLSTLALRVFRAGLKHSLVDAKWPAFEEVFFGFDPEKVVLMGAEHLERLMQDERIIRHLGKLKSVPRNAQMVLDVEKEKGSFGALIADWPVTDIVGLWKYLSKHGHQLGGLSAPRFLRMVGKDTFVPTNDVVAALNAQKIVDKVPSSLKDLATVQGAFNQWHAESGRPLCQISMMLAYTVNH, encoded by the coding sequence ATGCGCGACTACAAGTGGCTGCACGAATACTGTCTGAACCGCTTCGGTTCGGCGGCCGAACTGGAAGCCCACCTGCCGGTGCCGAAAACCCCGGCGCAATTGCGCAAGATCAGCGATGACCGCTATCTCTCGACCCTGGCCCTGCGGGTGTTTCGCGCCGGCCTGAAACACAGCCTGGTGGATGCCAAGTGGCCGGCGTTCGAAGAAGTGTTTTTTGGTTTCGACCCGGAGAAAGTGGTGCTGATGGGCGCCGAGCATCTCGAGCGGCTGATGCAGGACGAGCGGATCATCCGCCACCTGGGCAAGCTCAAGAGCGTGCCGCGCAACGCCCAGATGGTGCTGGATGTGGAAAAGGAAAAGGGCAGCTTCGGCGCCTTGATCGCCGACTGGCCGGTGACCGACATCGTCGGCCTGTGGAAGTACCTGTCCAAGCACGGTCATCAGCTGGGCGGCCTGTCGGCCCCGCGCTTCTTGCGGATGGTCGGCAAGGACACCTTCGTGCCGACCAACGACGTGGTGGCGGCGCTGAACGCGCAGAAGATCGTCGACAAAGTGCCCAGCAGCCTCAAGGACCTGGCCACCGTGCAGGGTGCCTTCAACCAGTGGCATGCGGAAAGTGGCCGGCCGCTGTGCCAGATCTCGATGATGCTGGCGTATACCGTCAACCACTGA
- a CDS encoding Yip1 family protein → MIHHVVGLFTHPDQEWREIRGDEEESISHMYLTHTLILAAIPAISAFIGTTQVGWVIGSRAPVMLTMESALWMTIMSYLAMLGGVAVMGAFIHWMARTYDANPSLARCVAFATYTATPLFVGGLAALYPHMWLGMIVGTAAICYTVYLLYVGLPTFMNIPADEGFLFSSSVLAVGLVVLVAIMAFTVIVWGLGVGPVYTN, encoded by the coding sequence ATGATCCATCATGTCGTGGGACTCTTCACCCACCCCGATCAGGAATGGCGAGAAATACGTGGCGACGAAGAGGAAAGCATCAGCCACATGTATCTCACCCACACGCTGATCCTCGCCGCTATCCCGGCGATTTCGGCGTTTATCGGCACCACTCAGGTCGGTTGGGTCATTGGCAGCCGGGCGCCGGTCATGCTGACCATGGAAAGCGCGCTGTGGATGACCATCATGTCGTACCTGGCGATGCTCGGCGGGGTCGCGGTCATGGGCGCCTTCATCCACTGGATGGCTCGCACCTACGACGCCAACCCGAGCCTGGCGCGCTGCGTCGCGTTCGCCACCTATACCGCGACACCGTTGTTCGTCGGCGGCCTGGCAGCGCTGTATCCGCACATGTGGCTGGGCATGATCGTCGGCACGGCGGCCATCTGCTACACCGTCTACCTGCTGTATGTCGGGCTGCCGACCTTCATGAACATCCCCGCGGACGAAGGTTTCCTGTTCTCGAGCTCCGTACTGGCCGTCGGGCTGGTGGTACTGGTCGCGATCATGGCCTTCACCGTGATTGTCTGGGGCCTTGGCGTCGGCCCCGTCTACACCAACTGA
- the ttcA gene encoding tRNA 2-thiocytidine(32) synthetase TtcA: MGTLTVNQNKLQKRLRRQAGEAVADFNMIEDGDKVMVCLSGGKDSYTMLDVLMHLQKVAPIKFDIVAVNMDQKQPGFPEHVLPAYLKELGVEYHIVEKDTYSVVKELVPEGKTTCSLCSRLRRGTLYTFADEIGATKMALGHHRDDIVETFFLNMFYNGSLKAMPPKLRADDGRNVVIRPLAYCSEKDIQAYSDLKQFPIIPCNLCGSQENLQRQVVKEMLQEWERKNPGRTESIFRGLQNVVPSQLADRNLFDFTSLKIDETAASRFVNVVNL; this comes from the coding sequence ATGGGCACTCTTACGGTCAACCAGAACAAACTGCAGAAACGCCTGCGCCGCCAGGCCGGGGAAGCGGTCGCCGACTTCAACATGATCGAAGACGGCGACAAGGTCATGGTCTGCCTGTCCGGCGGCAAGGACAGCTACACCATGCTCGACGTGCTGATGCACCTGCAGAAGGTTGCGCCGATCAAGTTCGACATCGTCGCCGTGAACATGGACCAGAAGCAGCCCGGGTTCCCCGAGCACGTCCTGCCGGCCTACCTCAAGGAGCTGGGCGTCGAGTACCACATCGTCGAGAAGGACACCTACTCGGTGGTCAAGGAACTGGTGCCGGAAGGCAAGACCACCTGTTCGCTGTGCTCGCGCCTGCGTCGTGGCACCCTGTACACCTTCGCCGACGAGATCGGCGCGACCAAGATGGCCCTCGGGCACCATCGCGACGACATCGTCGAGACCTTCTTCCTCAACATGTTCTACAACGGCTCGCTCAAGGCCATGCCGCCCAAGCTGCGGGCCGACGACGGGCGCAACGTGGTGATCCGGCCGCTGGCCTATTGCAGCGAGAAGGACATCCAGGCCTATTCCGATCTCAAGCAGTTCCCGATCATTCCGTGCAACCTCTGCGGTTCCCAGGAGAACCTGCAACGCCAGGTGGTCAAGGAAATGCTCCAGGAGTGGGAACGCAAGAACCCCGGGCGTACCGAAAGCATTTTCCGCGGGCTGCAGAACGTGGTGCCGTCGCAACTGGCGGACCGCAACCTGTTCGACTTCACCAGCCTGAAAATCGACGAAACCGCCGCCTCGCGTTTCGTCAACGTGGTGAACCTCTGA
- a CDS encoding AraC family transcriptional regulator — protein sequence MRERTIASHFARAALGGARRRGYDYSELLQTLGISLELLNEPKARIAPEQFASLLQQLWQVLDDEYLGFGDGPSKRGTFAMMCHALIHCTSLEKALHRGLLFYSLFPQAPRLSLTREGEMARLSLDDAPLWDPDHFLSESLLVIWHRLGSWLIGQRIRLEQACFSYPKPEHGNEYDLLFPCPLVFSRDCSSLLFHSRYLSMPLLQDERTLKHFLERSPADLLARPDDGDSLSSQLRRLLSRDSSHWPDLEHIAQHLHISPQTLRRHLREEGTSFQELKDQLRRDIAIYHLRRADLSLQQIAEQTGFSEPSAFHRAFKKWTGLTPGAYRAQET from the coding sequence ATGCGCGAACGCACCATCGCCAGTCACTTCGCCCGTGCCGCCCTGGGCGGGGCCCGCCGGCGCGGCTATGACTATTCGGAACTGTTGCAGACCCTGGGTATCAGCCTCGAACTGCTGAACGAACCCAAGGCCCGTATCGCCCCCGAGCAATTCGCCAGCTTGTTGCAACAGCTCTGGCAAGTCCTGGATGACGAGTACCTGGGGTTCGGCGACGGCCCGAGCAAACGCGGGACCTTCGCCATGATGTGCCACGCCCTGATCCACTGCACCAGCCTGGAGAAGGCCCTGCACCGCGGCCTCCTGTTCTACAGCCTGTTCCCGCAGGCCCCGCGGCTGAGCCTGACGCGCGAAGGGGAAATGGCCCGCCTGAGCCTGGACGATGCGCCGCTGTGGGACCCGGACCACTTTCTCAGCGAAAGCCTGCTGGTGATCTGGCATCGCCTGGGCAGCTGGCTGATCGGCCAGCGCATCCGCCTCGAGCAGGCCTGCTTCAGCTACCCGAAACCCGAGCACGGCAACGAATATGACCTGCTGTTCCCCTGCCCGCTGGTGTTTTCCCGCGACTGCAGCAGCCTGCTGTTCCACAGCCGTTACCTGAGCATGCCGCTGCTGCAGGACGAACGGACCCTCAAGCACTTTCTCGAACGCTCCCCCGCCGACCTGCTGGCGCGCCCGGACGATGGCGACAGCCTGAGCAGCCAGTTGCGTCGCTTGCTCAGCCGCGACAGCAGTCATTGGCCGGACCTGGAACACATTGCCCAGCACCTGCACATCAGCCCGCAGACCCTGCGCCGGCATTTGCGCGAAGAAGGCACGAGCTTTCAGGAACTCAAGGATCAATTGCGGCGCGATATCGCCATCTATCACCTGCGTCGGGCCGACCTGTCATTGCAACAGATCGCCGAGCAGACCGGCTTTTCCGAGCCGTCGGCCTTTCATCGCGCGTTCAAGAAGTGGACCGGACTGACCCCGGGGGCCTACCGCGCCCAGGAAACCTGA
- a CDS encoding SprT family zinc-dependent metalloprotease yields MPEQLFTRVEDCFQLAESFFKRPFKRPTVSLKLRGQKAGVAHLHENLLRFNPQLYRENTEDFLKQTVAHEVAHLIAHQLFGERIQPHGEEWQLIMRGVYELPPNRCHTYEVQRRSVTRYIYRCPCDNDFPFSAQRHRLVAQGRRYLCRRCRHTLVFSGEMRVE; encoded by the coding sequence ATGCCCGAGCAACTCTTTACCCGCGTCGAAGACTGTTTCCAACTCGCTGAATCCTTTTTCAAACGACCTTTCAAACGCCCGACGGTCAGCCTCAAATTGCGAGGCCAGAAAGCCGGCGTTGCCCACCTGCACGAAAACCTGCTGCGCTTCAATCCACAGCTGTACCGGGAAAACACCGAAGACTTCCTCAAGCAGACCGTGGCCCACGAAGTCGCCCACCTGATCGCCCACCAACTGTTCGGGGAGCGCATCCAGCCCCACGGCGAGGAATGGCAATTGATCATGCGCGGCGTCTACGAGCTGCCACCCAATCGCTGCCACACCTATGAAGTCCAGCGCCGCAGCGTGACCCGCTACATCTATCGCTGCCCTTGCGACAACGACTTCCCGTTTTCCGCCCAGCGCCATCGCCTGGTCGCCCAGGGGCGGCGTTACCTGTGCCGGCGTTGCCGCCATACCCTGGTTTTCAGCGGTGAAATGCGGGTCGAGTGA
- a CDS encoding META domain-containing protein: MKRLALSAALGAGLLGCAAEPVKLQQDRSYILEWIGERPLIDYSHLTITLGEDGRAYGNGGCNHWFAPYTLDGDKLSFGKVGSTRKMCAPALMEQERRFLQALENVQRWDISPIEQVRFWPAEGKPLRWWLEEG, translated from the coding sequence ATGAAACGCCTGGCCTTGAGCGCCGCTCTCGGCGCCGGCCTGCTGGGTTGCGCGGCGGAACCGGTGAAACTGCAACAAGACCGTAGCTACATTCTCGAGTGGATCGGCGAGCGTCCGCTGATCGACTACAGCCACCTGACCATCACCCTCGGTGAAGACGGTCGCGCCTACGGCAATGGCGGCTGCAACCACTGGTTCGCGCCCTACACCCTGGACGGCGACAAACTCAGCTTCGGCAAGGTCGGCAGCACCCGTAAGATGTGCGCGCCCGCCCTGATGGAGCAGGAGCGGCGCTTCCTGCAGGCGCTGGAGAATGTGCAGCGCTGGGACATCTCCCCGATCGAGCAAGTGCGCTTCTGGCCGGCCGAAGGCAAGCCGCTGCGCTGGTGGCTCGAGGAAGGTTGA
- the arsC gene encoding arsenate reductase (glutaredoxin) (This arsenate reductase requires both glutathione and glutaredoxin to convert arsenate to arsenite, after which the efflux transporter formed by ArsA and ArsB can extrude the arsenite from the cell, providing resistance.), producing the protein MTDLTLYHNPRCSKSRGALELLEARGLTPTVVRYLETPLDATRLQALLGKLGISARQLLRTGEDEYKTLNLADPGLSEAQLIAAIAAHPKLMERPILEAGDKAIIGRPPENVLEILP; encoded by the coding sequence ATGACCGATCTGACGCTTTATCACAATCCGCGCTGCTCGAAATCCCGCGGCGCGCTGGAACTGCTGGAAGCCCGCGGCCTGACCCCGACCGTGGTCCGCTACCTGGAGACCCCGCTCGATGCCACCCGGTTGCAAGCCTTGCTGGGCAAGCTCGGGATCAGTGCCCGCCAACTGCTGCGCACCGGCGAAGACGAGTACAAGACCCTGAACCTGGCCGACCCCGGCCTGAGCGAAGCGCAACTGATCGCCGCCATCGCCGCCCATCCGAAGCTCATGGAACGGCCGATTCTCGAAGCCGGCGACAAGGCCATCATCGGCCGGCCGCCGGAGAACGTGCTGGAGATCCTGCCTTGA